One Glycine soja cultivar W05 chromosome 7, ASM419377v2, whole genome shotgun sequence genomic window, atttatattatttatacataaaaataaatttacataatttttttaaataatttatatattgctTTATGCtattttcttgatttatataattggtattaaaaacttatttactaaacaattttttataacatgttggtttcctaaaaaattaaattattaaaatttttatcaatttatataattagaataaaaataatttatatatgaaaataaatttacataatctgtataatttatatattaattaatgtaactatatttatttaaataattagagtgtatcttaaaataaatttataaaataatttataaaatttaattataaattagtaaaataaaaataaaaaaatatgtaaactactcaaaataaaaatctataaaatgatataaagtgaaatatgtcaaaaaaatattaaatatttttttaatttaaaaattttactaattcaaaaaataataattcttaattattgatacatacaaaataatgtttataaaagttaaataaataaaacaagtatcttagtaatttattatcttatcttaaataaaagatcatgagtttaacttttattaagataatttttatttttagtttatttaaccAACTATCACATAAGTATTATGTCTATAGCTTACTTAAGTGTTACATGAGTAGTGTCACatcaaaattaatgtttaacTTTTGAATGATCAACAAATACAAGAATCGAAATTGTTTATTaatcaaaaataagaaaattaaatacctTGATTTAGAAATAAGGggaccaaaattacaatttagccatatattttcatatcttgaaagattaattattaacttttcaTAAAGAATATCTTAGGCACATAAGGAAGATTTAAAAGTATCatactcaaaattaattttactaaaataaagaaaaagtttatTTATCAACTATACTAAGTAACAAgcataaaaattgatttaattaaaaaaaatacccttACCATGCACATCATAAATATGAATTAATGATTACACAAgttatcctttttaattgtaattaaattaattataatcaaattaacGATTACCAAATCAACAAAAAGTTACCCTATTTAATCAGATATCACAACGAAAATATGACTTTTTTGCATTCTATTAAACGAACCcatatttttgttgtgattaatgggatgaaaaaaattaagtaacagAAGTACAATTTTGATTCAAACAAATTTTGGAACACGTGGGAGTGAAAATAGAATTAAGGGAATAGGAATAGAAATTCCCCACAGCTAAAACTGTCCCGTTTAAAATGTGGTGGTTGTGAGGCCGAACTTTACTGGGCCAGATTCTAAAAGCCTGGGTAGCTCCAGTCCAGTACTTATTGgtcttgataattattttaattttgattaaaataaaaaatattgaccaTTCCAAATTAATCTGATTCTCTATTGTGCGTTGCCCTGCTTCAGCTTCATAGGGCTTGTTGGCGGTGTCATAACTCGTAAGAAAACAAAGCTCATCGAATCGAAGTCCttcattttcattctcttccttGTCACTGATCGTCATGTACAGAGTTGCAGCATCATCATTCAGAAGGCATCTCAAGGTCACTACTAACACCATCGTATTCGTATcatccctttttatgtttcatcccAACTGTATTATTAATGTTTTGGATCTTACCCtgataacaaaattttattttgataggtaaaaaatgttttttttattgattttctaGGAGAATTGGAACCCCTTTATGATTcattatatgaaattaaatCCACTCAACGGTTTTGCTAATTCCTAGATTGTTTTTTCATGTTACAATTGATTGTTTTGTTAttcccataaaaaaaatttggtagCATTCATTGGTGTAatggaatattttttattgtgttgaATGCTGCTCTTTTTGTGTGATGAAACCATGCGATTAGGGCCATGGAGGTAACTTGGGATCCACTAGGTTTTCAACTTCAGCCGCGGTAGCTGCAAGGACTTCATCAGGTGGTTTGTTTAGCTGGCTTACTGGAGAGCGTTCTAGTGCTCTTCCTCCTCTGGACATGCCCCTTGGTGGTGTTGCTCTCCCCGATTCACTTCCAGATTACGTCGAACAAAGCAAGACCAAGATCACAACACTCCCCAATGGACTCAAAATTGCGTCAGAGACCTCTCCTGTATGTGCATGTTTCTAGTTGTTTGGTCTCTTGATATGTTTCAATGAGAATGTTActataagatttaatttaactCTGTCAATTCTTCTAGTTTTTTTTGGCTTCTTGATGTTTTCAATGAGAATGTTACTGTATGTGCATGTTTCTAGTTATTAGGCGTCTTGATGTGTTCAATGACAGTGTTAATGTAAGACATAACTGTGTGTGCATGTTTCTGTTTTTTGGCATCTTATATGTTCAAAAATGACAACGTTATTATAAGATATAGCTGTATGTGCGATTGTGCATGCTTGTAATTTTAAGGTGTCTTGATATGTTCAATGGCAATGTTACTGTAAGATTTAATGGTGTGCATTTGGGATTTTTGGCTAGTATATTGATTCCCCCTATTTTGTTGTTAATTAGAACCCTGCAGCTTCAATTGGGTTATATCTTGACTGTGGTTCCATCTATGAAACGCCATTGTCAAGCGGGGTTTCACACTTGCTAGAGAGAATGGCTTTCAAAAGCACAACAAACCGTAGTCACTTTCGTATTGTAAGGGAAGTAGAAGCAATTGGTGGAAATATAGGAGCCTCAGCCTCTCGGGAGCAAATGGGTTATACATTTGATGCATTAAAGACCTATGCTCCACAAATGGTTGAATTACTGGTTGACTGTGTAAGGAACCCAGCCTTCTTGGATTGGGAAGTCAATGAAGaggtatttattttttcaagtttCTCTTTTCTCAGGGACTGATCTTGTAATTCTTAGGTCAGCAAGCTCATTCATCATTTTCTTCAGCTAATGGGCAGGCTTTTCTCTGTCTGTTTTATGATCTACAATATGATGGATAAACAATTACACATTCttttcatagaaaaaaaatatgacccCTGTCTAGTGGGGTAATGCTTGGTTGTTGAAAAAAAACATGGGAAAGTAAAACACCTTTAGTGTCTCTTTATAGTATTATATAGGATATTCCTTTCTTACAAGTATAGCTACTCTTTAATCTCCTCCTACAAAGTATATGAAAAGTAGACAAACTTATtcagtatttttctttttttacatttacatATTCTGCCCTTTTAAGTTTCAACTGTACTAAGTACTAACTTATGCTGAGcgcaaaattatttatttttttgccctgtctttaaagtattttttttccattttcatttcCCCTTTGTGGACTGAGAAGCTTATACAAGCCTTGGGAGAGCCACACTGCAATAGCAGAAAATCTAGCCAAACCATTAAGGTGACAACTGGCAAGGCCATATAAACCACACATTAATATCTCATTCTCCCAAAGTGGAACTTATTCCCATAGCTTGCAATTAAATCCTAGCATTCCACCTTGTTCTGCAGCCCTGACACCCATGCATATGATTGGAAGGCTTTGTTTCCAATTGATATGAACCTTGAGAGAACCAAAACCACACCATGAAAACTCACAGCCATTATGGTGGGACAACCCAACGACATATAAAACCCATGATGGAATCCCATACTTTTTCAGCATTGTAATCAAGTTACAAGCCTTGCAATTTGATCCTAACAGACTCAAAGGAGTCTTGCTAAAAGTTGCCATCCCCATTTTGTTTGTATAGTATTCTTTGTTGATAGCTGATATTGCATTCCTTCTTAACCTGTTGTTGAACCATCTATTGAAATAGCTTCGGAAGGTGAAAGCAGAGCTTGGAGAACTCTCTAACAATCCCCAAGGCTTGCTTTTGGAAGCAATTCACTCTGCTGGTTATTCTGGTGCATTGGCTTTTCCTCTTTTGGCTCCTGAAGCAGCACTGAACAGATTGGACGGCCCCAATTTAGAGGAATTTGTTGTTGTAAGATCTGTTATCCTTTCTGATACTGCATGAATCCTACTGGTATTAGTTTATGCAACACTTGTAGTTTTtaccattttctttttgttattcCCCCTTGGTATCTATTTGAGAATCTAATTGTTGCTGGATGTAAAAAAATCAGGAGAATTACACAGCACCTAGAATGGTACTTGCAGCATCTGGGGTTGAGCACGAAGAGCTTCTATCTATTGCTGAGCCACTTCTCTCTGATCTACCAAAGGTTCCCCGTCCTGAAGAACCAAAGTCTATCTATGTTGGGGGTGATTTTCGCCGTCATGGTGAAGGGGTGTGTATAggtttttatacatatttacatttttcttgTATCTCATTCTTTTCATTTATCCCCTTCAAAGAAATATTGTTATTTACCTGCAAAGATATGTTGCAAGGGCAGGGTACACATGTTGCTATTGCTTTTGAAGTGCCTGGTGGCTGGCAAAAAGAGAAAGATGCTATAGCTTTAACTGTTTTACAGGTACTCCATTTTGTGTTTGAGTCTGATAGAATtactgtattttgttttttggtccttacttttgttgcacaataaaggACAAATGAAATGATTGAATGGAAGTAATAATTCTTGAATTGTGCAGATGCTTATGGGAGGAGGTGGATCATTCTCAGCAGGGGGGCCTGGAAAAGGGATGCACTCAAGGCTATGTAAGTTTTACCTGTACTTTCTTGTCCGCTGTTTAGTTTGGTCAGCTACGTGCTTTAACATTGTCATTATCTTAAATTAAACTCTCCATTTATCTGTCTAATGTGCACTTCACCTTCCTTCATCATTTTAGTTTCATGCATACCCAACTCTAATATTTTAACTTGTTTTGCATGTACAACTGAATCCAGATCTTAATGTGCTGAATGAATATCAACAGATTCAATCTTTTTCTGCATTCAACAGTATCTTCAATAATACAGGACTGTTTGGCATCTATGCAAGCACTGTAAGCAAACACTTGTCACTATTTCTAGACATTCCTTtactcaaaaaatatatttttgaatataGATAtgtatttccttctttttcccCCTTTGAAAGGCTGGGTTATTATGTCTAGGGGAACAAGTTGCCTTATATTATGCAATGTTGTTAGAAGCTAGACAGCCTAGACTCAAAATGTGCTTATTAGTTGAAGACAAAGTTGTCTTGATGAACATTGATCAAAGTGTATGGCTAGTTTGAGGATTATACATGGCTTGTTGATGACCTTTGAATTGTTACTCATGAATTATGATTGCCATAATTAAACAAACTAGTTATTctactttcttttccttttcccttttgattaatttttaatattatcatgGGATTGGACAAGAAATATAGGGATTGGAGATGTGTTGCTTTTCTTAACCTTTGTAAAGGATATATGCTCTTTTTGTATAGGGGAATTTCTAACTATGTTTAGTTCTGAGTTTTTGGAGAGAATGATGATAAAACAGAGAAACAAAAATAGGAATATTAGGTGGCACTTGGTTTTAGTGTTTTCTGTTTCCatttttgaagaaaacaaaaaataagagtgaaaatatgtttgtttaaaatttagaaaacattttctctgaaaatattttcaaaaacagGTCCAAAACTGAAAACAACAAATCGACATTTTCAGTCTTTTCTGAAGAAGTGAAAACATGGTGGCACCTAGAGTACTTTCTTCTCAATACATGTTTTCTAAatcttgaaaatttgaaaatgaaaataaaaaataaacactcaaACCAAGCACCACCTTACATagtgttaatttaattacaaaaaatgacCAAGGAGAGAATTCTCCTTACAagggtttccccttcacaaagtgtTTCCCCTTTATACAACTGAACTAACTAATGTTCAATTCCCAAATGACAACAAATCGCAATCTATCCCTTCTAATCTATTCTCCTATTTAAGCTTATTCCCTACCTCTTGAACTGCCCCAATACTACTGTTTTAACTAACTACTCTTGTGAGAACATTTTTTAGAGGGaataattgcttttttttttaaatctttcttatgaaactgccaaaaataagtaattacttcttcaaaataagCTAAACCATAAGTTAATAGTTACTGCTTAATATGTTATGCTGAGGTTGACACATTCAAATTTGTGCATGTAGAGCCCTGATTTTGTGCCAAAAACTGTTGATATAGCAGCCAAAGAACTAATAGCAATTGCTTCCCCTGGACAAGGTTTTACTTCTCTCCTGTTTCTGCAGTATTTTAGTTAGAATCTTTATTTGTGTGAAATTAAACTAGCATTTCTTTCGATGACAGTTACACAGGTACAGCTTGACCGAGCCAAAAAATCCACAAAGTCTGCAGTTCTAATGAATCTGGAATCTAGAGTATGCTCTTGCCTTCTTTAATACATAAACTGTAATGTGTTAAATCCTTTGAAAGCTTCTCTTCTATTTAGACTCCTTTGTTTATGCATCATTCCAGGGGcatcaattttttcaatttctatttaTCTATTAGTCTTCAATAATGTTAGGAACTGATGTTATTAGACTCAGTACTTAGTGAAAAGCTTACA contains:
- the LOC114417975 gene encoding mitochondrial-processing peptidase subunit alpha-like codes for the protein MYRVAASSFRRHLKGHGGNLGSTRFSTSAAVAARTSSGGLFSWLTGERSSALPPLDMPLGGVALPDSLPDYVEQSKTKITTLPNGLKIASETSPNPAASIGLYLDCGSIYETPLSSGVSHLLERMAFKSTTNRSHFRIVREVEAIGGNIGASASREQMGYTFDALKTYAPQMVELLVDCVRNPAFLDWEVNEELRKVKAELGELSNNPQGLLLEAIHSAGYSGALAFPLLAPEAALNRLDGPNLEEFVVENYTAPRMVLAASGVEHEELLSIAEPLLSDLPKVPRPEEPKSIYVGGDFRRHGEGGTHVAIAFEVPGGWQKEKDAIALTVLQMLMGGGGSFSAGGPGKGMHSRLYLNVLNEYQQIQSFSAFNSIFNNTGLFGIYASTSPDFVPKTVDIAAKELIAIASPGQVTQVQLDRAKKSTKSAVLMNLESRMIASEDIGRQILTYGERKPVEQFLKVVDEITLNDITKIAQKIISSPLTMASYGDVMNVPSYESVNSKFHAK